The proteins below are encoded in one region of Sphaerodactylus townsendi isolate TG3544 linkage group LG06, MPM_Stown_v2.3, whole genome shotgun sequence:
- the WASL gene encoding neural Wiskott-Aldrich syndrome protein isoform X2, protein MFCTAFSGKSSEEIPDINISGCLGPLYCQALPNEDLYRPFSSSLIELSAADGEGACVMMGKILLDINMAVLEENGSFSDDACLQISGPSLPMATVDIKNPEITTNRFYGSQVNNIPYTKEKKKGKAKKKRLTKADIGTPSNFQHIGHVGWDPNTGFDVNNLDPELKKLFDMCGISEAQLKDKETSKVIYDFIEKTGGVEAVKNELRRQAPPPPPPSRGGPPPPPPPHSSGPPPPPARGRGAPPPPPSRAPTAAPPPPPPSRPGTAIPPPPPNRMYPPPPPVHSSSAPPGPPPPPPPPSGGSGAPPPPPPPPPPPGPPPPPGLPTEADHQLPVPSGNKAALLDQIREGAQLKKVEQNSRPVSCSGRDALLDQIRQGIQLKSVSDGQETAPPTPAPTSGIVGALMEVMQKRSKAIHSSDEDEDEEDEEDFEDDDEWDD, encoded by the exons ATGTTTTGTACTGCATTTTCTGGAAAGTCTTCCGAAGAGATACCAGATATCAATATCAGTGGATGCTTAGGACCACTGTATTGTCAAGCTCTTCCTAATGAAGACCTTTACAGGCCATTTTCATCTTCACTCATTGAGCTGTCAGCAGCTGATGGGGAAGGTGCCTGTGTTATGATGGGGAAAATTTTGCTGGATATAAACATGGCAGTGTTGGAAgaaaatggaagtttttcagatGATGCTTGTCTACAGATTAGTG GTCCAAGTCTACCAATGGCAACTGTTGACATCAAAAACCCAGAAATCACCACCAATAGATTTTATGGCTCCCAAGTCAATAATATTCCCTATaccaaagagaagaaaaaaggaaaagcaaaaaagaagagacTGACAAAGGCAGATATTGGAACTCCTAGCAACTTTCA gCATATTGGGCATGTGGGCTGGGACCCAAATACAGGTTTTGAT GTTAACAACTTGGATCCAGAGTTGAAAAAGCTATTTGATATGTGTGGAATTTCAGAGGCTCAGCTGAAAGACAAAGAAACATCCAAGgttatatatgattttattgaaaaaaccGGAGGAGTAGAAGCTGTCAAGAACGAGTTACGCAGACAAG ctccaccaccacctccgccATCTAGgggaggtcctcctcctcctccacccccacataGCTCAGggccaccacctcctcctgctaGGGGAAGAGgagctcccccgccccctccatcaAGAGCTCCAACCgctgctcccccacctcccccaccttctAGACCTGGTACTGCAATACCCCCTCCTCCACCAAATAGGATGtatcctcctcccccaccagTTCATTCTTCCTCTGCACCCCCAGgcccacctccaccccctccacccccatcaGGTGGTTCAGGTGcgcctccacccccacctccacccccaccccctcctggacCACCTCCACCACCTGGTCTTCCAACAGAGGCTGACCATCAGCTTCCAGTTCCTTCAGGAAATAAAGCAGCTCTCTTAGATCAAATCCGAGAAGGTGCGCAGTTAAAGAAAGTGGAACAGAACAGTCGGCCAGTCTCCTGCTCAGGAAGAGATGCACTGCTTGATCAGATACGACAGGGTATACAGCTGAAGTCC GTATCTGACGGCCAAGAGACTGCACCTCCTACGCCTGCACCCACCTCGGGTATTGTGGGAGCACTAATGGAAGTTATGCAGAAAAGGAGCAAAGCCATTCATTCTTCAG ATGAAGATGAGgatgaagaagacgaagaagattTTGAGGATGATGATGAATGGGATGACTGA